Proteins from a single region of Manis javanica isolate MJ-LG chromosome 5, MJ_LKY, whole genome shotgun sequence:
- the MYH7B gene encoding myosin-7B isoform X1, translating into MMDVSELGESARYLRQGYQELMKVHTVSWDGKKRVWIPDEQDAYVEAEVRSEATGGRVNVETKDQKVLMVREAELQPMNPPRFDLLEDLAMMTHLNEATVLHNLRQRYARWMIYTYSGLFCVTINPYKWLPIYTASVVAAYKGKRRSEAPPHIYSVADNAYNDMLRSKDHLDSSPLPKATTLASGWPLLLSICTALLLMLLDTSAAILSLQVELGLQSRGPREPIHAYHQFLATKTGGTLEDQIIEANPAMEAFGNAKTLRNDNSSRFGKFIRIHFGPSGKLASADIDSYLLEKSRVIFQLPGERGYHVYYQILSGKKPELQDMLLLSMNPYDYHFCSQGVITVDNMDDREELMATDHAMDILGFSTDEKYACYKIVGALLHFGNMKFKQKQREEQAEADGTESADKAAYLMGVSSGDLLKGLLHPRVRVGNEYVTKGQSVEQVVFAVGALAKATYDRLFRWLVSRINQTLDTKLPRQFFIGVLDIAGFEIFEFNSFEQLCINFTNEKLQQFFNQHMFVLEQEEYKREGIDWVFIDFGLDLQPCIDLIEKPLGILSILEEECMFPKASDASFRAKLYDNHAGKSPNFQQPRPDKKRKYQAHFEVVHYAGVVPYSIVGWLEKNKDPLNETVVPIFQKSQNKLLATLYENYAGSCSTEPPKSGVKEKRKKAASFQTVSQLHKENLNKLMTNLRATQPHFVRCIVPNENKTPGVMDAFLVLHQLRCNGVLEGIRICRQGFPNRLLYTDFRQRYRILNPSAIPDDTFMDSRKATEKLLGALDIDHVQYQFGHTKVFFKAGLLGILEELRDQRLAKVLTLLQARSRGRLMRLEYQRMLGGRDALFTIQWNIRAFNAVKNWSWMKLFFKMKPLLRSAQAEEELAALRAELRGLRGALAAAEAKRQELEETHVSVTQEKNDLALQLQAEQDNLADAEERCHLLIKSKVQLEAKVKELSERLEDEEEVNADLAARRRKLEDECTELKKDIDDLELTLAKAEKEKQATENKVKNLTEEMAVLDESVARLTKEKKALQEAHQQALGDLQAEEDRVGALAKAKLRLEQQVEDLECSLEQEKKLRMDTERAKRKLEGDLKLTQESVTDAAQDKQQLEEKLKKKDSELSQLNLRVEDEQLLGAQLQKKIKELQARAEELEEELEAERAARARVEKQRAEAARELEELSERLEEAGGATAGQREGCRKREAELGRLRRELEEAALRHEATVAALRRKQAEGAAELGEQVDSLQRVRQKLEKEKSELRMEVDDLGASVETLARGKASSEKLCRAYEDQLSEAKIKVEELQRQLADASTQRGRLQTESGELSRLLEEKESLISQLSRGKASATQSLEELRRQLEEESKAKSALAHAVQALRHDCDLLREQHEEEAEAQAELQRLLSKANAEVAQWRSKYEADAIQRTEELEEAKKKLALRLQEAEEGVEAAHAKCSSLEKAKLRLQTESEDVTLELERATSAAAALDKKQRHLERALEERRRQEEEMQRELEAAQREARSLGTELFRLRHSHEEALEVLETLKRENKNLQEEISDLTDQVSLSGKSIQELEKAKKALEGEKSETQAALEEAEGALELEETKTLRIQLELSQVKAEVDRKLAEKDEECTNLRRNHQRAVESLQSSLDAETRARNEALRLKKKMEGDLNELELQLGHAARQAMEAQAATRLLQAQLKEEQAGRDEEQRLGAELREQAQALERRAALLAAELEELRAALEQGERSRRLAEQELLEATERLNLLHSQNTGLLNQKKKLEVDLAQLSGEVEEAAQERREAEEKAKKAITDAAMMAEELKKEQDTSAHLERMKKTLEQTVRELQARLEEAEQAALRGGKKQVQKLEAKVRELEAELDAEQKKHTEALKGVRKHERRVKELAYQAEEDRKNLARMQDLVDKLQSKVKSYKRQFEEAEQQANTNLAKYRKAQHELDDAEERADMAETQANKLRARTRDALGPKHKE; encoded by the exons ATGATGGATGTGAGTGAACTTGGGGAGTCTGCACGCTATCTCCGCCAGGGCTACCAGGAGCTGATGAAGGTGCACACTGTCTCCTGGGATG GGAAGAAGCGTGTCTGGATACCTGATGAACAGGATGCCTATGTGGAGGCAGAGGTCAGATCGGAGGCTACGGGGGGCAGAGTCAACGTGGAGACCAAAGACCAGAAG GTGTTGATGGTACGGGAAGCCGAGCTGCAGCCCATGAACCCACCCCGCTTTGACTTGCTGGAGGACTTGGCCATGATGACACACCTCAATGAGGCCACAGTGCTGCATAACCTGCGCCAGCGCTATGCTCGTTGGATGATCTAT ACATACTCGGGCCTCTTCTGTGTCACCATCAACCCCTACAAATGGCTCCCCATCTACACAGCTTCCGTGGTTGCTGCTTACAAGGGAAAGCGCCGCTCGGAGGCCCCACCCCATATATATTCCGTAGCAGATAACGCCTACAATGACATGCTGCGCAGTAAGGACCACCTTGACTCCTCTCCCCTACCCAAGGCCACTACCCTGGCTTCTGGGTGGCCTCTACTTCTTTCTATTTGCACTGCCCTCCTTTTGATGCTGTTAGACACTAGCGCAGCCATTCTGTCTCTCCAAGTGGAACTTGGCCTACAGTCGAGAGG ACCGAGAGAACCAATCCATGCTTATCAC cAATTTTTGGCCACAAAGACAGGG GGCACCCTCGAGGATCAAATCATCGAGGCGAACCCTGCCATGGAGGCTTTTGGCAATGCCAAGACCCTGCGGAATGACAACTCTTCCCGCTTT GGCAAGTTCATCCGCATCCACTTTGGCCCCTCTGGGAAGCTGGCATCTGCGGATATTGACAGCT ATCTCCTAGAGAAGTCACGAGTGATCTTCCAGCTGCCTGGTGAGCGTGGCTACCACGTCTACTACCAGATCCTCTCCGGGAAGAAGCCAGAGCTGCAGG ACATGCTGCTTCTGTCTATGAACCCCTACGACTACCACTTCTGCAGCCAGGGTGTCATCACCGTGGACAACATGGACGACAGGGAGGAGCTCATGGCCACAGAT CATGCCATGGACATCCTGGGCTTCAGCACGGATGAGAAATATGCCTGCTATAAGATTGTGGGTGCCCTCTTGCACTTCGGCAACATGAAGTTCAAGCAGAAGCAGCGAGAGGAGCAGGCTGAGGCTGATGGCACTGAGA GTGCTGACAAGGCTGCCTACCTGATGGGGGTCAGCAGTGGGGACCTCCTTAAAGGCCTTCTGCACCCCCGAGTACGTGTGGGGAATGAGTATGTGACCAAGGGCCAGAGTGTGGAGCAG GTGGTATTTGCTGTGGGGGCTCTGGCCAAAGCCACCTATGACCGGCTGTTCCGGTGGCTGGTGTCACGGATCAACCAGACCCTGGACACCAAGCTGCCCCGTCAGTTCTTTATTGGGGTCCTGGACATCGCTGGTTTTGAGATCTTTGAG TTTAACAGCTTCGAACAGCTGTGTATCAACTTCACCAATGAGAAGCTGCAGCAGTTCTTCAACCAGCACATGTTTGTGCTGGAGCAGGAGGAGTACAAACGGGAAGGCATCGACTGGGTCTTTATCGACTTCGGCCTAGACCTGCAGCCCTGCATTGATCTCATTGAGAAG CCTTTGGGCATCCTGTCCATCCTGGAGGAGGAGTGCATGTTCCCCAAGGCCTCAGATGCCAGCTTCCGGGCCAAGCTCTATGACAATCATGCGGGGAAGTCACCCAATTTCCAGCAGCCACGGCCTGACAAGAAGCGCAAATACCAGGCCCACTTTGAGGTGGTCCACTATGCGGGCGTG GTGCCTTACAGTATCGTGGGCTGGCTGGAGAAAAACAAGGATCCGCTGAATGAGACAGTGGTCCCCATCTTTCAGAAGTCGCAGAACAAGCTCTTGGCCACCCTCTATGAGAACTATGCGGGTTCCTGCTCCA CTGAGCCCCCCAAGTCTGGGGTGAAAGAGAAGCGTAAGAAGGCAGCATCATTCCAGACAGTATCCCAGCTGCACAAG GAGAACCTCAACAAGCTGATGACCAACCTGCGGGCCACACAGCCCCACTTCGTCCGTTGCATTGTCCCCAACGAGAACAAGACCCCAG GGGTCATGGATGCCTTCTTGGTGCTGCACCAGCTGCGCTGCAATGGCGTTCTGGAGGGCATCCGGATCTGCCGCCAAGGGTTCCCCAACAGGCTGCTCTATACAGACTTCCGGCAGCG GTACCGCATCCTGAACCCCAGTGCCATCCCAGATGACACCTTCATGGACAGCAGGAAGGCCACAGAGAAGTTGCTGGGCGCACTGGACATAGACCATGTCCAGTACCAGTTTGGCCACACCAAG GTGTTCTTCAAGGCTGGGCTTCTAGGCATCTTGGAGGAGCTTCGTGACCAGCGTCTGGCCAAGGTTCTGACACTGCTGCAGGCCCGGAGCCGTGGCCGCCTCATGCGCCTCGAGTATCAGCGCATGCTTGGAGGCAG GGATGCCCTATTCACCATCCAGTGGAATATCCGTGCCTTCAATGCCGTCAAGAATTGGTCATGGATGAAGCTCTTTTTCAAGATGAAGCCATTGCTGCGCTCAGCGCAGGCTGAGGAGGAGCTGGCGGCCCTGCGGGCAGAGCTACGGGGCCTGCGAGGGGCGCTGGCCGCTGCTGAGGCCAAgcgccaggagctggaggagacTCATGTCAGTGTCACCCAGGAGAAGAATGACCTGGCCCTGCAGCTGCAGGCA GAGCAGGACAACTTGGCAGATGCCGAGGAGCGCTGCCATTTGCTGATCAAGTCCAAGGTGCAGCTTGAGGCAAAGGTGAAGGAGCTGAGTGAGCGGCTAGAGGATGAGGAGGAAGTGAATGCAGACCTGGCTGCCCGCCGGCGCAAGCTGGAAGATGAGTGCACGGAGCTCAAGAAGGACATCGATGACCTGGAGTTGACGTTGGCCAAGGCTGAGAAGGAGAAGCAAGCCACCGAGAACAAG GTGAAGAACCTGACGGAGGAGATGGCGGTGCTGGATGAGTCAGTGGCCCGGctgaccaaagaaaagaaggcacTGCAGGAGGCCCACCAGCAGGCCCTGGGGGACCTGCAGGCTGAGGAGGACCGTGTGGGTGCACTGGCCAAGGCCAAGCTCCGGCTGGAGCAGCAAGTGGAGGAC CTGGAGTGCTCCCTGGAGCAGGAGAAGAAGCTGCGCATGGACACAGAGCGGGCAAAGCGCAAACTGGAGGGTGACCTGAAGCTGACGCAGGAGTCGGTGACAGATGCTGCCCAGGACAAGCAGCAGCTGGAGGAGAAACTCAAGAA GAAGGACTCGGAGTTGAGTCAGCTGAACCTGCGAGTGGAGGACGAGCAGCTCCTCGGGGCGCAGCTGCAGAAGAAGATCAAGGAGTTGCAG GCTCGGGCTGAGGAGCTGGAAGAGGAGCTGGAGGCGGAGCGGGCTGCCCGCGCCCGTGTGGAGAAGCAGCGGGCGGAGGCCGCCCGGGAGCTGGAGGAGCTGAGCGAGCGGCTGGAGGAGGCGGGCGGCGCCACCGCGGGGCAGCGCGAGGGCTGCCGTAAGCGCGAGGCCGAGCTGGGGCGCCTGCGGCGGGAGCTGGAGGAGGCGGCGCTGCGGCACGAGGCCACCGTGGCCGCCCTGCGACGCAAGCAGGCGGAGGGCGCGGCTGAGCTGGGGGAGCAGGTGGACAGCCTGCAGCGGGTGCGGcagaagctggagaaggaaaaGAGTGAGCTCCGCATGGAGGTGGACGATCTGGGCGCCAGCGTGGAGACGCTGGCCCGGGGCAAG GCCAGTTCAGAGAAGCTGTGCCGGGCCTATGAGGATCAGCTGAGTGAGGCCAAGATCAAGGTGGAAGAGCTGCAGCGGCAGCTGGCAGACGCGAGCACCCAGCGTGGGCGGCTGCAGACTGAGAGTG GGGAGCTGAGCCGCCTGCTCGAGGAGAAGGAGTCTCTGATTAGCCAGCTGAGCCGTGGGAAGGCCTCAGCCACCCAGAGTCTGGAGGAGCTGCGGAGGCAGCTGGAGGAGGAGAGCAAG GCCAAGAGTGCGCTGGCCCATGCTGTGCAAGCTTTGCGGCACGACTGTGACCTCCTGCGGGAACAGCACGAGGAAGAGGCCGAGGCCCAGGCTGAGCTGCAGCGGCTGCTGTCCAAGGCCAATGCCGAGGTGGCCCAGTGGAGGAGCAAGTACGAGGCAGATGCCATCCAGAGGACTGAGGAGCTGGAGGAAGCCAA AAAGAAGCTGGCACTGCggctgcaggaggcagaggagggtgTAGAGGCTGCTCACGCCAAGTGCTCGTCACTGGAGAAGGCCAAGCTGCGGCTGCAGACCGAGTCGGAAGACGTGACCCTGGAGCTGGAGCGGGCGACCTCAGCAGCTGCTGCGCTGGACAAGAAGCAGCGGCACTTGGAGCGGGCCCTGGAGGAGCGGCGACGGCAGGAGGAGGAGATGCAGCGGGAGCTGGAGGCGGCCCAGAGGGAGGCCCGCAGCCTGGGCACTGAGCTCTTCCGGCTGCGGCACAGCCACGAGGAGGCTCTTGAGGTCCTGGAGACACTCAAACGGGAGAACAAGAACCTACAGG AGGAGATCAGTGATCTCACAGACCAGGTCAGCCTCAGTGGCAAGAGCATTCAGGAGCTGGAGAAGGCCAAGAAGGCCCTGGAAGGGGAGAAGAGCGAGACCCAGGCTGCACTGGAGGAGGCTGAG GGAGCCCTGGAGCTGGAGGAGACCAAGACTCTTCGGATCCAGCTGGAGCTCTCCCAGGTCAAGGCTGAAGTGGACCGGAAGCTGGCGGAGAAAGATGAGGAGTGCACGAATCTGAG GCGCAACCACCAGCGGGCAGTGGAGTCCCTGCAGTCCTCCCTGGACGCAGAGACACGGGCCCGCAACGAGGCCCTGAGGCTCAAGAAGAAGATGGAGGGCGACCTCAATGAGCTGGAGCTGCAGCTGGGCCACGCCGCCCGCCAGGCTATGGAGGCACAGGCTGCCACCAGGCTGCTGCAGGCCCAACTGAAGGAGGAGCAGGCGGGGCGGGACGAGGAGCAACGGCTGGGGGCTGAGCTCCGAGAGCAGGCGCAGGCCCTTGAGCGACGGGCTGCACTGCTGGCTGCCGAGCTGGAAGAGCTGCGGGCTGCCTTGGAGCAGGGCGAGCGCAGCCGACGCCTGGCGGAACAGGAGCTGTTGGAGGCCACGGAGCGCCTCAACCTCCTGCATTCGCAG AACACAGGCCTCCTGAACCAGAAAAAGAAGCTAGAGGTGGATTTGGCGCAGCTGagtggggaggtggaggaggcTGCTCAGGAGAGGCGGGAAGCCGAGGAGAAGGCCAAAAAGGCCATCACTGAT GCGGCCATGATGGCTGAGGAGCTGAAAAAGGAGCAGGACACGAGTGCACACCTGGAGCGGATGAAGAAGACACTGGAGCAGACGGTGCGGGAGCTACAGGCACGGCTTGAGGAGGCAGAGCAGGCAGCCCTCCGTGGGGGGAAGAAGCAGGTGCAGAAGCTGGAAGCCAAG GTGAGGGAGCTGGAGGCAGAGCTCGACGCAGAGCAGAAGAAGCACACCGAGGCCCTCAAGGGGGTGCGGAAACATGAGCGCCGCGTCAAGGAACTTGCGTATCAG GCTGAGGAGGACAGGAAGAACCTGGCTCGCATGCAGGATCTGGTGGACAAGCTGCAGAGCAAGGTCAAGAGCTACAAACGCCAATTTGAGGAGGCG GAGCAGCAAGCCAACACTAACCTGGCCAAGTACCGCAAGGCCCAGCATGAGCTGGATGACGCCGAGGAGCGGGCAGACATGGCAGAAACCCAGGCCAACAAGCTGCGGGCACGGACCAGAGACGCCCTGGGCCCcaag CACAAGGAGTGA
- the MYH7B gene encoding myosin-7B isoform X4, with protein sequence MEAFGNAKTLRNDNSSRFGKFIRIHFGPSGKLASADIDSYLLEKSRVIFQLPGERGYHVYYQILSGKKPELQDMLLLSMNPYDYHFCSQGVITVDNMDDREELMATDHAMDILGFSTDEKYACYKIVGALLHFGNMKFKQKQREEQAEADGTESADKAAYLMGVSSGDLLKGLLHPRVRVGNEYVTKGQSVEQVVFAVGALAKATYDRLFRWLVSRINQTLDTKLPRQFFIGVLDIAGFEIFEFNSFEQLCINFTNEKLQQFFNQHMFVLEQEEYKREGIDWVFIDFGLDLQPCIDLIEKPLGILSILEEECMFPKASDASFRAKLYDNHAGKSPNFQQPRPDKKRKYQAHFEVVHYAGVVPYSIVGWLEKNKDPLNETVVPIFQKSQNKLLATLYENYAGSCSTEPPKSGVKEKRKKAASFQTVSQLHKENLNKLMTNLRATQPHFVRCIVPNENKTPGVMDAFLVLHQLRCNGVLEGIRICRQGFPNRLLYTDFRQRYRILNPSAIPDDTFMDSRKATEKLLGALDIDHVQYQFGHTKVFFKAGLLGILEELRDQRLAKVLTLLQARSRGRLMRLEYQRMLGGRDALFTIQWNIRAFNAVKNWSWMKLFFKMKPLLRSAQAEEELAALRAELRGLRGALAAAEAKRQELEETHVSVTQEKNDLALQLQAEQDNLADAEERCHLLIKSKVQLEAKVKELSERLEDEEEVNADLAARRRKLEDECTELKKDIDDLELTLAKAEKEKQATENKVKNLTEEMAVLDESVARLTKEKKALQEAHQQALGDLQAEEDRVGALAKAKLRLEQQVEDLECSLEQEKKLRMDTERAKRKLEGDLKLTQESVTDAAQDKQQLEEKLKKKDSELSQLNLRVEDEQLLGAQLQKKIKELQARAEELEEELEAERAARARVEKQRAEAARELEELSERLEEAGGATAGQREGCRKREAELGRLRRELEEAALRHEATVAALRRKQAEGAAELGEQVDSLQRVRQKLEKEKSELRMEVDDLGASVETLARGKASSEKLCRAYEDQLSEAKIKVEELQRQLADASTQRGRLQTESGELSRLLEEKESLISQLSRGKASATQSLEELRRQLEEESKAKSALAHAVQALRHDCDLLREQHEEEAEAQAELQRLLSKANAEVAQWRSKYEADAIQRTEELEEAKKKLALRLQEAEEGVEAAHAKCSSLEKAKLRLQTESEDVTLELERATSAAAALDKKQRHLERALEERRRQEEEMQRELEAAQREARSLGTELFRLRHSHEEALEVLETLKRENKNLQEEISDLTDQVSLSGKSIQELEKAKKALEGEKSETQAALEEAEGALELEETKTLRIQLELSQVKAEVDRKLAEKDEECTNLRRNHQRAVESLQSSLDAETRARNEALRLKKKMEGDLNELELQLGHAARQAMEAQAATRLLQAQLKEEQAGRDEEQRLGAELREQAQALERRAALLAAELEELRAALEQGERSRRLAEQELLEATERLNLLHSQNTGLLNQKKKLEVDLAQLSGEVEEAAQERREAEEKAKKAITDAAMMAEELKKEQDTSAHLERMKKTLEQTVRELQARLEEAEQAALRGGKKQVQKLEAKVRELEAELDAEQKKHTEALKGVRKHERRVKELAYQAEEDRKNLARMQDLVDKLQSKVKSYKRQFEEAEQQANTNLAKYRKAQHELDDAEERADMAETQANKLRARTRDALGPKHKE encoded by the exons ATGGAGGCTTTTGGCAATGCCAAGACCCTGCGGAATGACAACTCTTCCCGCTTT GGCAAGTTCATCCGCATCCACTTTGGCCCCTCTGGGAAGCTGGCATCTGCGGATATTGACAGCT ATCTCCTAGAGAAGTCACGAGTGATCTTCCAGCTGCCTGGTGAGCGTGGCTACCACGTCTACTACCAGATCCTCTCCGGGAAGAAGCCAGAGCTGCAGG ACATGCTGCTTCTGTCTATGAACCCCTACGACTACCACTTCTGCAGCCAGGGTGTCATCACCGTGGACAACATGGACGACAGGGAGGAGCTCATGGCCACAGAT CATGCCATGGACATCCTGGGCTTCAGCACGGATGAGAAATATGCCTGCTATAAGATTGTGGGTGCCCTCTTGCACTTCGGCAACATGAAGTTCAAGCAGAAGCAGCGAGAGGAGCAGGCTGAGGCTGATGGCACTGAGA GTGCTGACAAGGCTGCCTACCTGATGGGGGTCAGCAGTGGGGACCTCCTTAAAGGCCTTCTGCACCCCCGAGTACGTGTGGGGAATGAGTATGTGACCAAGGGCCAGAGTGTGGAGCAG GTGGTATTTGCTGTGGGGGCTCTGGCCAAAGCCACCTATGACCGGCTGTTCCGGTGGCTGGTGTCACGGATCAACCAGACCCTGGACACCAAGCTGCCCCGTCAGTTCTTTATTGGGGTCCTGGACATCGCTGGTTTTGAGATCTTTGAG TTTAACAGCTTCGAACAGCTGTGTATCAACTTCACCAATGAGAAGCTGCAGCAGTTCTTCAACCAGCACATGTTTGTGCTGGAGCAGGAGGAGTACAAACGGGAAGGCATCGACTGGGTCTTTATCGACTTCGGCCTAGACCTGCAGCCCTGCATTGATCTCATTGAGAAG CCTTTGGGCATCCTGTCCATCCTGGAGGAGGAGTGCATGTTCCCCAAGGCCTCAGATGCCAGCTTCCGGGCCAAGCTCTATGACAATCATGCGGGGAAGTCACCCAATTTCCAGCAGCCACGGCCTGACAAGAAGCGCAAATACCAGGCCCACTTTGAGGTGGTCCACTATGCGGGCGTG GTGCCTTACAGTATCGTGGGCTGGCTGGAGAAAAACAAGGATCCGCTGAATGAGACAGTGGTCCCCATCTTTCAGAAGTCGCAGAACAAGCTCTTGGCCACCCTCTATGAGAACTATGCGGGTTCCTGCTCCA CTGAGCCCCCCAAGTCTGGGGTGAAAGAGAAGCGTAAGAAGGCAGCATCATTCCAGACAGTATCCCAGCTGCACAAG GAGAACCTCAACAAGCTGATGACCAACCTGCGGGCCACACAGCCCCACTTCGTCCGTTGCATTGTCCCCAACGAGAACAAGACCCCAG GGGTCATGGATGCCTTCTTGGTGCTGCACCAGCTGCGCTGCAATGGCGTTCTGGAGGGCATCCGGATCTGCCGCCAAGGGTTCCCCAACAGGCTGCTCTATACAGACTTCCGGCAGCG GTACCGCATCCTGAACCCCAGTGCCATCCCAGATGACACCTTCATGGACAGCAGGAAGGCCACAGAGAAGTTGCTGGGCGCACTGGACATAGACCATGTCCAGTACCAGTTTGGCCACACCAAG GTGTTCTTCAAGGCTGGGCTTCTAGGCATCTTGGAGGAGCTTCGTGACCAGCGTCTGGCCAAGGTTCTGACACTGCTGCAGGCCCGGAGCCGTGGCCGCCTCATGCGCCTCGAGTATCAGCGCATGCTTGGAGGCAG GGATGCCCTATTCACCATCCAGTGGAATATCCGTGCCTTCAATGCCGTCAAGAATTGGTCATGGATGAAGCTCTTTTTCAAGATGAAGCCATTGCTGCGCTCAGCGCAGGCTGAGGAGGAGCTGGCGGCCCTGCGGGCAGAGCTACGGGGCCTGCGAGGGGCGCTGGCCGCTGCTGAGGCCAAgcgccaggagctggaggagacTCATGTCAGTGTCACCCAGGAGAAGAATGACCTGGCCCTGCAGCTGCAGGCA GAGCAGGACAACTTGGCAGATGCCGAGGAGCGCTGCCATTTGCTGATCAAGTCCAAGGTGCAGCTTGAGGCAAAGGTGAAGGAGCTGAGTGAGCGGCTAGAGGATGAGGAGGAAGTGAATGCAGACCTGGCTGCCCGCCGGCGCAAGCTGGAAGATGAGTGCACGGAGCTCAAGAAGGACATCGATGACCTGGAGTTGACGTTGGCCAAGGCTGAGAAGGAGAAGCAAGCCACCGAGAACAAG GTGAAGAACCTGACGGAGGAGATGGCGGTGCTGGATGAGTCAGTGGCCCGGctgaccaaagaaaagaaggcacTGCAGGAGGCCCACCAGCAGGCCCTGGGGGACCTGCAGGCTGAGGAGGACCGTGTGGGTGCACTGGCCAAGGCCAAGCTCCGGCTGGAGCAGCAAGTGGAGGAC CTGGAGTGCTCCCTGGAGCAGGAGAAGAAGCTGCGCATGGACACAGAGCGGGCAAAGCGCAAACTGGAGGGTGACCTGAAGCTGACGCAGGAGTCGGTGACAGATGCTGCCCAGGACAAGCAGCAGCTGGAGGAGAAACTCAAGAA GAAGGACTCGGAGTTGAGTCAGCTGAACCTGCGAGTGGAGGACGAGCAGCTCCTCGGGGCGCAGCTGCAGAAGAAGATCAAGGAGTTGCAG GCTCGGGCTGAGGAGCTGGAAGAGGAGCTGGAGGCGGAGCGGGCTGCCCGCGCCCGTGTGGAGAAGCAGCGGGCGGAGGCCGCCCGGGAGCTGGAGGAGCTGAGCGAGCGGCTGGAGGAGGCGGGCGGCGCCACCGCGGGGCAGCGCGAGGGCTGCCGTAAGCGCGAGGCCGAGCTGGGGCGCCTGCGGCGGGAGCTGGAGGAGGCGGCGCTGCGGCACGAGGCCACCGTGGCCGCCCTGCGACGCAAGCAGGCGGAGGGCGCGGCTGAGCTGGGGGAGCAGGTGGACAGCCTGCAGCGGGTGCGGcagaagctggagaaggaaaaGAGTGAGCTCCGCATGGAGGTGGACGATCTGGGCGCCAGCGTGGAGACGCTGGCCCGGGGCAAG GCCAGTTCAGAGAAGCTGTGCCGGGCCTATGAGGATCAGCTGAGTGAGGCCAAGATCAAGGTGGAAGAGCTGCAGCGGCAGCTGGCAGACGCGAGCACCCAGCGTGGGCGGCTGCAGACTGAGAGTG GGGAGCTGAGCCGCCTGCTCGAGGAGAAGGAGTCTCTGATTAGCCAGCTGAGCCGTGGGAAGGCCTCAGCCACCCAGAGTCTGGAGGAGCTGCGGAGGCAGCTGGAGGAGGAGAGCAAG GCCAAGAGTGCGCTGGCCCATGCTGTGCAAGCTTTGCGGCACGACTGTGACCTCCTGCGGGAACAGCACGAGGAAGAGGCCGAGGCCCAGGCTGAGCTGCAGCGGCTGCTGTCCAAGGCCAATGCCGAGGTGGCCCAGTGGAGGAGCAAGTACGAGGCAGATGCCATCCAGAGGACTGAGGAGCTGGAGGAAGCCAA AAAGAAGCTGGCACTGCggctgcaggaggcagaggagggtgTAGAGGCTGCTCACGCCAAGTGCTCGTCACTGGAGAAGGCCAAGCTGCGGCTGCAGACCGAGTCGGAAGACGTGACCCTGGAGCTGGAGCGGGCGACCTCAGCAGCTGCTGCGCTGGACAAGAAGCAGCGGCACTTGGAGCGGGCCCTGGAGGAGCGGCGACGGCAGGAGGAGGAGATGCAGCGGGAGCTGGAGGCGGCCCAGAGGGAGGCCCGCAGCCTGGGCACTGAGCTCTTCCGGCTGCGGCACAGCCACGAGGAGGCTCTTGAGGTCCTGGAGACACTCAAACGGGAGAACAAGAACCTACAGG AGGAGATCAGTGATCTCACAGACCAGGTCAGCCTCAGTGGCAAGAGCATTCAGGAGCTGGAGAAGGCCAAGAAGGCCCTGGAAGGGGAGAAGAGCGAGACCCAGGCTGCACTGGAGGAGGCTGAG GGAGCCCTGGAGCTGGAGGAGACCAAGACTCTTCGGATCCAGCTGGAGCTCTCCCAGGTCAAGGCTGAAGTGGACCGGAAGCTGGCGGAGAAAGATGAGGAGTGCACGAATCTGAG GCGCAACCACCAGCGGGCAGTGGAGTCCCTGCAGTCCTCCCTGGACGCAGAGACACGGGCCCGCAACGAGGCCCTGAGGCTCAAGAAGAAGATGGAGGGCGACCTCAATGAGCTGGAGCTGCAGCTGGGCCACGCCGCCCGCCAGGCTATGGAGGCACAGGCTGCCACCAGGCTGCTGCAGGCCCAACTGAAGGAGGAGCAGGCGGGGCGGGACGAGGAGCAACGGCTGGGGGCTGAGCTCCGAGAGCAGGCGCAGGCCCTTGAGCGACGGGCTGCACTGCTGGCTGCCGAGCTGGAAGAGCTGCGGGCTGCCTTGGAGCAGGGCGAGCGCAGCCGACGCCTGGCGGAACAGGAGCTGTTGGAGGCCACGGAGCGCCTCAACCTCCTGCATTCGCAG AACACAGGCCTCCTGAACCAGAAAAAGAAGCTAGAGGTGGATTTGGCGCAGCTGagtggggaggtggaggaggcTGCTCAGGAGAGGCGGGAAGCCGAGGAGAAGGCCAAAAAGGCCATCACTGAT GCGGCCATGATGGCTGAGGAGCTGAAAAAGGAGCAGGACACGAGTGCACACCTGGAGCGGATGAAGAAGACACTGGAGCAGACGGTGCGGGAGCTACAGGCACGGCTTGAGGAGGCAGAGCAGGCAGCCCTCCGTGGGGGGAAGAAGCAGGTGCAGAAGCTGGAAGCCAAG GTGAGGGAGCTGGAGGCAGAGCTCGACGCAGAGCAGAAGAAGCACACCGAGGCCCTCAAGGGGGTGCGGAAACATGAGCGCCGCGTCAAGGAACTTGCGTATCAG GCTGAGGAGGACAGGAAGAACCTGGCTCGCATGCAGGATCTGGTGGACAAGCTGCAGAGCAAGGTCAAGAGCTACAAACGCCAATTTGAGGAGGCG GAGCAGCAAGCCAACACTAACCTGGCCAAGTACCGCAAGGCCCAGCATGAGCTGGATGACGCCGAGGAGCGGGCAGACATGGCAGAAACCCAGGCCAACAAGCTGCGGGCACGGACCAGAGACGCCCTGGGCCCcaag CACAAGGAGTGA